From one Nonomuraea polychroma genomic stretch:
- a CDS encoding ABC transporter substrate-binding protein codes for MSFGIKPVGIYADESVKTDANLKDLDLTGIEILGQEWGKIDVEKAAALRPDLIVGDWWPAEKAHSGLEEGVDEKSKKLAELAPVVGVSQGKSIVDLAKGYEELAKSLGAKVDAPEIAANKKRFEDAVATFKEAVAAKPDLTVAAMSPADDKLYFANPEYAPELLDFQSWGMKVINPESPDPGFPYWENLSWENADKYQPDLILFDGRSYKPTSNAEWGKKQPTWFKIKAAKAGAVVAWPAYWLHTYGDFATELDKLTAAVKTADPNIGD; via the coding sequence ATGTCCTTCGGCATCAAGCCGGTCGGCATCTACGCCGACGAGTCGGTCAAGACCGACGCGAACCTGAAGGATCTCGACCTGACCGGCATCGAGATCCTTGGCCAGGAGTGGGGCAAGATCGATGTGGAGAAGGCCGCGGCCCTGCGGCCGGACCTGATCGTCGGCGACTGGTGGCCGGCGGAGAAGGCGCACAGCGGCCTGGAGGAAGGCGTCGACGAGAAGAGCAAGAAGCTCGCCGAGCTGGCTCCGGTGGTGGGTGTCTCCCAGGGCAAGTCGATCGTCGACCTGGCCAAGGGGTACGAGGAGCTCGCCAAGAGCCTGGGCGCCAAGGTCGACGCCCCGGAGATCGCCGCGAACAAGAAGCGCTTCGAGGACGCGGTGGCCACGTTCAAGGAGGCGGTCGCGGCCAAGCCGGACCTCACCGTTGCCGCGATGTCGCCAGCGGACGACAAGCTCTACTTCGCCAACCCGGAGTACGCCCCTGAACTGCTGGACTTCCAGAGCTGGGGCATGAAGGTGATCAACCCGGAGAGCCCGGACCCCGGCTTCCCGTACTGGGAGAACCTGAGCTGGGAGAACGCCGACAAGTACCAGCCCGACCTGATCCTCTTCGACGGCCGCAGCTACAAGCCCACCTCCAACGCCGAGTGGGGTAAGAAGCAGCCCACGTGGTTCAAGATCAAGGCGGCCAAGGCGGGGGCGGTCGTGGCGTGGCCGGCGTACTGGCTGCACACCTACGGGGACTTCGCCACCGAGCTTGACAAGCTGACGGCCGCGGTGAAGACCGCGGACCCGAACATCGGCGACTGA
- a CDS encoding FecCD family ABC transporter permease, giving the protein MSSSTHVARRATALGPGLALLCVLLALVAFLSITLGSRSIGLPEVLRALGSLDTDGSINSTVTLELRVPRTLLGVLVGAALGVAGAILQGVTRNPLADAGVMGINSGAAAFVVFAITVLGVRGAGVYVWFAFAGAIAALVLVYAIASLGREGATPVKLALSGVAVTAGLASVTTGIVMTNVDALNELRFWQVGSLAGRYAPILTGVAPFLIIALIASLGFGRALNGLALGEDMARGLGQQVTRTRTAAFAVVAVLAGAATAACGPIVFVGLVVPHVARFICGPDYRWILPYSMLLAPIVLLLADVLGRVVVTPDELQVGVVLGVLGAPAFIGIVRYGRMSEV; this is encoded by the coding sequence ATGAGCAGTTCGACACATGTCGCACGCAGAGCCACGGCCCTCGGGCCGGGGCTCGCCCTGCTGTGCGTATTACTGGCCCTGGTCGCCTTTCTCAGCATCACCCTGGGCTCGCGCTCGATCGGCCTGCCTGAGGTGCTGCGTGCCCTGGGCAGCCTGGACACCGACGGGTCGATCAACAGCACGGTGACGCTGGAGCTGCGGGTGCCCCGCACGCTGCTCGGCGTCCTGGTGGGCGCCGCCCTCGGCGTGGCCGGCGCCATCCTGCAGGGCGTCACCCGCAACCCGCTGGCCGATGCGGGCGTCATGGGCATCAACTCCGGCGCGGCCGCCTTCGTGGTCTTCGCCATCACGGTGCTCGGCGTGCGCGGCGCGGGCGTCTACGTCTGGTTCGCCTTCGCCGGGGCGATCGCGGCCCTCGTGCTGGTGTACGCGATCGCCTCGCTCGGCCGGGAGGGCGCCACCCCCGTCAAGCTGGCCCTGTCCGGCGTGGCCGTCACCGCAGGACTGGCTTCGGTGACCACCGGGATCGTGATGACCAACGTGGACGCGCTCAACGAGCTGCGGTTCTGGCAGGTGGGGTCGCTGGCCGGGCGGTACGCCCCGATCCTGACCGGGGTCGCGCCGTTCCTCATCATCGCCCTGATCGCCTCGCTGGGTTTCGGGCGGGCGCTCAACGGGCTCGCGCTCGGCGAGGACATGGCCCGCGGCCTCGGCCAGCAGGTCACCCGCACCCGGACAGCGGCGTTCGCCGTCGTCGCGGTGCTCGCCGGGGCCGCCACGGCCGCCTGCGGACCGATCGTCTTCGTCGGGCTGGTCGTGCCGCACGTCGCGCGGTTCATCTGCGGCCCGGACTACCGGTGGATCCTGCCGTACTCCATGCTGCTGGCCCCGATCGTGCTGCTGCTGGCCGACGTCCTCGGCCGGGTGGTGGTCACCCCCGACGAACTGCAGGTCGGTGTGGTCCTCGGGGTGCTCGGGGCGCCGGCGTTCATCGGCATCGTCCGCTACGGCCGGATGTCGGAGGTGTGA
- a CDS encoding FecCD family ABC transporter permease encodes MTATTPAAPPAAATAGAFRTTRRRRATRSVVVTCSLAVAVTALFVLTMMVGSFQLSAGEVIASVLQLRDDPSVDFVVRGLRLPTAASALAVGLALGAAGTIFQQLLRNPLASPDFVGINAGAGFAAITGIVLLQVGGLAVSALALAGAVVAALLMYVLAWRDGVAGYRFILIGIGATLFFDGLIGYMLTRAQLSDARQAMHWLTGSVGQAEPGELRLLLGAVLLLLPTAVLLQRQLRALELGDDTARALGIRTELSRAGLLATAVVLTALAVAVAGPIVFVALVAGPIANRLLGPATGGIIPAALVGAALLLTADLIAVHLLPTALPTGVVTGAVGAPYLLWLLATTNRQGAGG; translated from the coding sequence ATGACAGCGACCACACCTGCCGCGCCGCCGGCCGCCGCGACCGCCGGCGCGTTCCGAACCACCCGGCGCCGCCGGGCCACCCGTTCGGTTGTGGTGACGTGCTCGCTGGCCGTGGCCGTCACCGCGCTGTTCGTGCTCACCATGATGGTGGGCAGCTTCCAGCTCAGCGCGGGCGAGGTCATCGCCTCGGTGCTCCAACTGCGTGACGACCCCAGCGTCGACTTCGTCGTCCGGGGGTTGCGGCTGCCCACCGCGGCGTCCGCGCTGGCCGTCGGTCTCGCCCTCGGCGCCGCCGGGACGATCTTCCAGCAGCTGCTGCGCAACCCTCTCGCGTCCCCCGATTTCGTCGGCATCAACGCCGGCGCCGGGTTCGCCGCCATCACCGGGATCGTGCTGTTGCAGGTCGGCGGACTGGCCGTGAGCGCGCTCGCGCTCGCCGGAGCCGTCGTCGCCGCATTGCTGATGTACGTCCTCGCCTGGCGCGACGGCGTCGCCGGCTACCGGTTCATCCTCATCGGCATCGGAGCCACGCTCTTCTTCGACGGCCTGATCGGCTACATGCTGACCCGAGCCCAGCTGTCCGACGCCCGGCAGGCGATGCATTGGCTGACCGGCTCCGTCGGGCAGGCCGAGCCCGGTGAACTTCGGCTCCTCCTCGGCGCCGTGCTGCTCCTCCTGCCCACCGCGGTCCTCCTGCAGCGGCAGCTGCGGGCGCTGGAGCTCGGCGACGACACCGCTCGGGCGCTGGGCATCCGTACCGAGCTCAGCCGCGCCGGCCTGCTTGCCACGGCAGTGGTGCTGACGGCCCTGGCCGTCGCCGTGGCCGGCCCCATCGTCTTCGTCGCACTCGTCGCCGGCCCGATCGCCAACCGGCTGCTCGGCCCCGCCACGGGCGGGATCATCCCAGCCGCGCTGGTCGGAGCCGCGCTGCTGCTCACCGCCGACCTCATCGCCGTCCACCTGCTGCCGACGGCGCTGCCCACCGGCGTGGTGACCGGCGCGGTCGGCGCACCCTACCTGCTGTGGCTGCTGGCCACCACGAACCGGCAAGGAGCGGGCGGATGA
- a CDS encoding ABC transporter ATP-binding protein — protein sequence MTRLHAEGLTLGYDDQAIVTNLDVQVLDGKITMIVGANACGKSTLLRGLARLLKPRHGAVYLDGKALTEMSTHEVAKVLGLLPQTPLAPDGITVADLVARGRYPHQGWFRRWTERDDDAVTRALDATGTADLVNRPLRQLSGGQRQRVWVAMALAQDTDLLLLDEPTTYLDINHQVELLRLLRKLNAESGKTIVVVLHDLNLACRFSDHVIAMAEGAIVAEGAPTEVVTAELVEKVFGLACVVVPDPVAGTPMVVPS from the coding sequence ATGACCCGGCTACACGCCGAGGGCCTGACCCTCGGCTACGACGACCAGGCGATCGTGACCAACCTCGACGTCCAGGTCCTGGACGGCAAGATCACCATGATCGTGGGCGCCAATGCGTGCGGCAAGTCCACACTGCTGCGCGGCCTGGCCCGGCTGCTCAAGCCCCGCCACGGCGCCGTCTACCTCGACGGCAAGGCGTTGACCGAGATGAGCACCCACGAGGTGGCCAAAGTGCTCGGGCTGCTGCCGCAGACCCCCCTCGCGCCCGACGGCATCACCGTCGCCGACCTGGTCGCCCGCGGCCGCTACCCGCACCAAGGGTGGTTCCGCCGGTGGACCGAACGCGACGACGACGCCGTCACCCGGGCCCTCGACGCCACCGGCACCGCCGACCTGGTCAACCGCCCGCTCCGGCAGCTCTCCGGCGGCCAGCGGCAGCGCGTCTGGGTGGCGATGGCGCTCGCCCAGGACACCGACCTGCTGCTGCTCGACGAACCCACGACCTACCTGGACATCAACCACCAGGTGGAGCTGCTGCGGCTGCTGCGGAAGCTGAACGCGGAGTCCGGGAAGACCATCGTGGTCGTCCTCCACGACCTCAACCTCGCCTGCCGCTTCAGCGACCACGTCATCGCGATGGCGGAAGGCGCCATCGTCGCCGAAGGCGCGCCGACCGAGGTGGTCACCGCCGAGTTGGTCGAGAAAGTCTTCGGCCTCGCCTGCGTGGTGGTGCCCGACCCGGTCGCCGGCACACCGATGGTGGTGCCGTCCTGA
- a CDS encoding ABC transporter ATP-binding protein, protein MSTPDTRVAPATLRTATGREATRWVVAHCRAVPWLTVAAVLTTVAGAALAVLPVLLLGRVVDGVIAGEPPSILVTIGALMVAAALLGAVATAASTYLIGRLGADLLARLREGAVRAVLGMPSARIEQVGRGDVLSRVGDDVAVISKGIRTAIPTVFSAGVLVVIATAGMFGLDWRLGLAGAGALPAYALALRWYLPRSAPLYRRQRAAQADRAQALISGLNGIDTVRVYRLEDAFREKVTSESWRVRDLGIEVFRLFGRFVGRENRAEFIGLVLIVVVGYALLEADAATLGEVSAAPLVFHRLFNPLGSIMFTFDEAQKSGASLTRLVGVLGEAAEDRLVGSAGAGSADVTPYPVTVKGLTFSYPDSEEPVLRDVDLTIPAGGSLALVGATGAGKTTLAALIAGIGAPQAGSVRIGSTDLADLDEAGARALVSILTQETHVFSGSLADDLRLAAPEATDAELMDALRTAGADGWVDALPEGLNTMVGEGGERLDVTKAAQIALARLVLGRSPVVVLDESTAEAGSAGAAELERAVLAACSGRTTLFVAHRLTQAMAADRIAVLDMGRVVEQGTHEELVARGGRYARLWQAWREGS, encoded by the coding sequence ATGAGTACCCCCGACACCCGCGTCGCCCCGGCCACCCTGCGCACGGCGACCGGACGCGAGGCCACCCGTTGGGTCGTGGCGCACTGCCGCGCAGTGCCATGGCTGACGGTCGCCGCCGTGCTCACCACGGTGGCCGGGGCGGCGCTTGCCGTGCTGCCGGTGCTCCTGCTCGGCCGGGTGGTCGACGGGGTGATCGCCGGCGAACCACCGTCGATCCTCGTCACGATCGGCGCGCTCATGGTGGCCGCCGCGCTGCTCGGCGCCGTGGCCACCGCGGCGTCGACGTACCTGATCGGACGGCTGGGCGCGGATCTGCTCGCGCGGCTGCGGGAGGGCGCCGTCCGGGCGGTGCTGGGAATGCCGAGCGCGCGGATCGAGCAGGTCGGCCGGGGGGACGTGCTGTCCAGGGTCGGCGACGATGTGGCCGTCATTTCCAAGGGCATCCGCACGGCCATCCCCACGGTGTTCTCGGCGGGAGTGCTGGTCGTCATCGCCACGGCCGGCATGTTCGGGCTGGACTGGCGACTCGGCCTGGCGGGCGCCGGCGCGCTGCCCGCGTACGCGCTGGCCCTGCGCTGGTATCTCCCCCGGTCCGCCCCGCTCTATCGGAGGCAGCGGGCGGCCCAGGCCGATCGTGCGCAAGCGTTGATCAGTGGTCTGAACGGGATCGACACGGTCCGGGTGTACCGCCTTGAGGACGCCTTCCGTGAGAAGGTCACCAGCGAGTCGTGGCGGGTGCGCGATCTCGGTATCGAGGTGTTCCGGCTCTTCGGCCGGTTCGTCGGCAGAGAGAACCGCGCCGAGTTCATCGGGCTGGTCCTGATCGTCGTGGTGGGGTACGCCCTGCTGGAGGCCGATGCCGCCACCCTGGGCGAGGTGTCGGCGGCCCCGCTGGTGTTCCATCGGCTGTTCAACCCACTGGGCTCCATCATGTTCACCTTCGACGAGGCGCAGAAGTCGGGCGCGAGCCTGACCCGGCTGGTCGGGGTGCTGGGCGAGGCCGCGGAGGACCGGCTGGTGGGCAGTGCCGGCGCCGGGTCCGCGGACGTCACGCCGTACCCGGTGACGGTCAAGGGACTGACGTTCAGCTACCCCGATTCCGAGGAGCCGGTCCTCCGGGACGTCGACCTGACGATCCCGGCCGGCGGTTCGCTCGCGCTGGTGGGCGCGACGGGCGCGGGCAAGACCACCCTGGCCGCGCTGATCGCGGGCATCGGCGCCCCGCAGGCCGGATCGGTGCGCATCGGGTCGACCGACCTCGCGGACCTGGACGAGGCGGGGGCTCGGGCCTTGGTGAGCATCCTGACGCAGGAGACGCACGTGTTCTCCGGTTCGCTCGCCGACGACCTGCGGCTGGCCGCGCCGGAAGCGACCGACGCCGAGCTGATGGACGCGTTGCGCACGGCCGGGGCCGACGGGTGGGTCGACGCGCTGCCCGAGGGGCTGAACACCATGGTCGGCGAGGGGGGCGAGCGCCTGGACGTCACCAAGGCCGCCCAGATCGCCTTGGCCCGGCTGGTGCTGGGCCGGTCGCCGGTGGTGGTGCTGGACGAGTCGACCGCGGAGGCGGGCAGCGCGGGCGCCGCCGAGCTGGAGCGGGCCGTGTTGGCCGCGTGTTCGGGCCGGACCACGTTGTTCGTGGCGCACCGGCTGACCCAGGCGATGGCCGCCGACCGGATCGCGGTTTTGGACATGGGACGTGTTGTGGAGCAAGGAACTCACGAGGAGCTGGTGGCTCGGGGCGGCCGGTATGCGCGGCTGTGGCAGGCCTGGCGAGAAGGTAGTTAG
- a CDS encoding ABC transporter ATP-binding protein, with protein MTTPDTRRPRPGSDILWTALRRNLGAMTWGTVLMGMYQAGETAFPIALGLIVEHTMRERSLGSLALSIAALAVIITTVSLSWRFGMRILQKANTTEAHRWRVRVAACGLQPVARDVDLKSGEVLTIATEDADQTADIIEVVPLLVSSLVAVLITAVALGMASIQLGLLVIVGTVAILSILSVMSKRIGVSTREQQARVARAGAKVADLITGLRPLHGFGGNHAAFLSYRRVSTEAKRQAITVARVNGAYAGTALALNAVLAAAVTLAAGWLAFQGQITIGQLVMAVGLAQFIIEPLKLFSEMPKYVMMARASADRMALVLAAPPVMTPGRDRPSAGGDLEVDCVHYGSLRKLSFQVSAGEFVAIAAYQPRAAADLAAVLAVNVPPGAYEGVVRVSGQEIADLSIEAVREHMLVNPYDGEIFAGTLRTNIDPSGTSRMLAEAVEASMLTDVVALHREGLDYGVRDRGANLSGGQRQRLSLARALATDADILVLHDPTTAVDAVTEQLIARNVAELRRGRTTVVITSSPALLDAADRVLVLDDGVITAEDTHRNLLTTDGDYRLAVAR; from the coding sequence ATGACGACTCCTGACACGCGGCGGCCCCGCCCGGGGTCCGACATCCTCTGGACCGCGCTGCGTCGCAACCTCGGCGCCATGACCTGGGGCACCGTCCTCATGGGCATGTACCAGGCGGGTGAGACCGCCTTCCCCATCGCGCTCGGCCTGATCGTCGAGCACACGATGCGGGAGCGCAGCCTCGGCTCGCTCGCCCTGTCGATCGCCGCGCTGGCCGTGATCATCACGACCGTGTCGCTGTCGTGGCGGTTCGGGATGCGCATCCTGCAGAAGGCCAACACGACCGAGGCGCACCGCTGGCGGGTGCGGGTCGCGGCCTGTGGACTCCAGCCGGTGGCCAGGGACGTCGACCTCAAGTCCGGCGAGGTCCTGACCATCGCCACCGAGGACGCCGACCAGACCGCCGACATCATCGAGGTGGTGCCGCTGCTGGTCAGTTCGCTGGTCGCGGTGCTGATCACGGCGGTGGCGCTGGGCATGGCCAGCATCCAGCTCGGCCTGCTGGTGATCGTGGGAACCGTCGCGATCCTGTCGATCCTGAGCGTGATGTCCAAGCGGATCGGCGTCAGCACCCGCGAACAGCAGGCCCGGGTGGCGCGGGCGGGCGCGAAGGTCGCCGACCTGATCACCGGCCTGCGCCCGCTGCACGGCTTCGGCGGCAACCACGCGGCGTTCCTGTCCTACCGGAGGGTCAGCACGGAGGCGAAGCGCCAGGCGATCACCGTCGCCCGGGTGAACGGCGCGTACGCGGGCACCGCACTGGCCCTCAACGCGGTCCTCGCCGCCGCCGTGACGCTGGCGGCGGGCTGGCTCGCGTTCCAGGGCCAGATCACCATCGGGCAGCTCGTCATGGCCGTGGGGCTGGCGCAGTTCATCATCGAACCGCTCAAGCTGTTCTCCGAGATGCCGAAGTACGTGATGATGGCGCGCGCGTCGGCCGACCGGATGGCGCTGGTGCTGGCCGCGCCGCCGGTGATGACCCCGGGGCGGGACCGCCCGTCCGCGGGCGGAGACCTCGAGGTCGACTGCGTCCACTACGGGTCCCTGCGCAAGCTGTCGTTCCAGGTGTCCGCCGGCGAGTTCGTGGCGATCGCCGCCTACCAGCCGCGCGCGGCGGCCGACCTCGCGGCGGTCCTGGCCGTGAACGTCCCGCCCGGGGCGTATGAGGGTGTGGTGCGGGTCAGCGGGCAGGAGATCGCGGACCTGTCGATCGAGGCGGTCCGCGAGCACATGCTGGTGAACCCGTACGACGGGGAGATCTTCGCGGGCACCCTCCGGACGAACATCGACCCGTCGGGCACCAGCCGGATGCTCGCCGAGGCCGTCGAGGCGTCCATGCTGACCGACGTGGTCGCCCTCCACCGCGAAGGACTCGACTACGGTGTCCGCGACCGCGGCGCGAACCTTTCCGGTGGGCAGCGCCAACGGCTGTCCCTGGCCCGCGCCCTCGCCACCGACGCTGACATCCTCGTCCTGCACGACCCGACGACAGCCGTCGACGCGGTCACCGAACAGCTCATCGCGCGCAACGTCGCCGAGCTGCGCCGGGGCCGCACCACCGTCGTGATCACCAGCAGCCCGGCCCTCCTGGACGCCGCCGACCGGGTCCTCGTCCTGGACGACGGCGTCATCACCGCGGAGGACACGCACAGGAACCTCCTCACCACGGACGGGGACTATCGCCTGGCCGTGGCCCGCTGA
- a CDS encoding glycoside hydrolase domain-containing protein — MRHRVIPLLSATLLLASFAPFAPAAMAGPNAAQLWVESPQKTVYRTTTVPQSPSTSIKLVAARGEYESAQIAVRAKERLRIERVRFGNLTAGGKRPIPGANLSYHFVAYKDDSKVAANPFFPDREGNLLYPESAMPDPLSNDRATWVEAGQTQPVFVTGFVPRGTAPGTYRGTATVETTRGDYSVPIQLSVHNVEIPTIDKSPFTNYHWTMTNGFTWDGFSWNGEAGQAYDVGKYYYGVETYSDAWFDLMDEFARKLAEYRTNMVWLRTDLFLQSTGTELSEFVRGIPSDIDWTNFDRYVEAFKRHGITNFANQHLIHALNKMPDSEKPDDSWNAKLPDSLPVTDAFLTNYLTALHQHLKSKGWTNGLTWYQHIRDEPITADQRNLWTYVARKIQQINADIGADFRTMDADPEGILLDDKTKPYVDTWVPLTPAFEHKKAGYKAQQAAGQALWVYTCEVNTPPWLNRFWTQPTMTGRMLFWDLEREGVQGHLHWAWNAWYVGPWKGDSYIVYPDKANLTVKSSLRLEAHRDGLEDYELLNILRKRNPALAEQIVDSAISPEDPRRYTLDPAYLDTLHGYIVRAAAGETVGAIPQPTSPYEGQAVPRTFLLDSTDDNISYSAGWAPRQRQSAYLGSVHLSKTAGDKATYEFDGTGIDAFFEKNTTTGKASVSVDGGPATVIDLYEAVPYDRVTAYRKTGLPPGKHRIEITNLENREVRFDGFRVHLAPGQQHFDATLKDLKLTNVAEFRFEGHRGDYALLVDQAASTVGLTPTLTDAGGTITVDGSAVANGATVNVNVANGKNKVEIRTLASDGKTAKAYELTLVKGAVNTADANIARSYSAVSASAARDGDGGVQYGPQKMVDGEYGTMFAAKQGYTDANPFPHEIVLGWNEPKAFNTLVVATRGGIPQGLTDVDVEVSANGTDWTTAAQGVAFRWTHDDDDGIMEYSVADLPDLQGVRKLRLKINDANYTRWSMYAVYELELYNLPALRSVTSSPTR; from the coding sequence ATGCGCCATCGAGTCATCCCCTTACTGTCCGCTACCTTGCTCCTCGCATCCTTCGCACCATTCGCGCCCGCTGCCATGGCCGGCCCGAACGCTGCGCAGCTGTGGGTCGAGAGTCCACAAAAGACCGTCTATCGCACGACGACGGTCCCGCAGAGTCCCAGCACCTCCATCAAGCTCGTAGCCGCCCGCGGTGAATACGAGAGCGCGCAGATCGCCGTGCGCGCGAAAGAACGGCTGCGCATCGAGCGCGTCCGATTCGGCAACCTGACCGCCGGCGGCAAACGGCCGATTCCGGGAGCCAACCTGAGTTACCACTTCGTCGCCTACAAGGACGACAGCAAGGTCGCGGCGAACCCGTTCTTCCCCGACCGTGAGGGCAACCTGCTCTATCCCGAGTCGGCCATGCCGGACCCGCTGTCCAACGACCGGGCGACCTGGGTCGAAGCCGGCCAGACTCAGCCCGTCTTCGTGACCGGCTTCGTGCCACGCGGCACGGCGCCCGGCACCTATCGCGGCACGGCGACGGTCGAGACGACTCGCGGCGACTACTCCGTCCCGATCCAGCTCAGCGTGCACAACGTCGAGATCCCCACGATCGACAAGTCACCGTTCACCAATTACCACTGGACGATGACGAACGGTTTCACCTGGGACGGCTTCAGCTGGAACGGTGAGGCCGGCCAGGCCTACGACGTCGGCAAGTATTACTACGGCGTCGAGACCTACAGCGACGCGTGGTTCGACCTCATGGACGAGTTCGCACGCAAGCTTGCCGAATATCGCACCAACATGGTCTGGCTCCGCACCGACCTGTTCCTGCAGTCCACCGGCACTGAGCTTTCGGAATTCGTCCGGGGAATCCCGAGCGACATCGACTGGACGAACTTCGACCGCTACGTCGAGGCGTTCAAGCGGCACGGGATCACCAACTTCGCGAACCAGCATCTCATTCACGCGCTGAACAAGATGCCGGACAGCGAAAAGCCCGACGACAGCTGGAACGCCAAGCTGCCGGACAGCCTGCCTGTCACCGACGCCTTCCTGACGAACTACCTGACCGCGCTGCACCAGCATCTGAAGAGCAAGGGCTGGACGAACGGCCTGACGTGGTATCAGCACATTCGTGACGAGCCCATCACGGCCGACCAGCGCAACCTCTGGACCTATGTCGCACGCAAGATTCAGCAGATTAACGCCGACATCGGCGCCGATTTCCGCACCATGGACGCCGATCCCGAGGGCATCCTGCTCGACGACAAGACCAAGCCCTATGTCGACACCTGGGTTCCGCTGACGCCGGCATTCGAGCACAAGAAGGCGGGTTACAAGGCACAGCAGGCCGCGGGTCAGGCCCTGTGGGTCTACACGTGTGAGGTCAACACTCCCCCGTGGCTCAACCGGTTCTGGACGCAGCCCACGATGACCGGCCGCATGCTGTTCTGGGACCTGGAGCGCGAGGGCGTACAGGGGCATCTGCACTGGGCGTGGAATGCGTGGTACGTGGGCCCCTGGAAGGGCGACTCCTACATCGTCTATCCCGACAAGGCCAACTTGACGGTGAAGAGTAGCCTGCGTCTCGAGGCACATCGCGATGGTCTTGAGGACTACGAGCTCCTCAACATCCTGAGGAAGCGCAACCCGGCCCTGGCGGAGCAGATCGTCGACAGTGCGATCAGCCCGGAGGACCCGCGGCGCTACACACTCGACCCGGCATATCTCGATACTCTGCACGGCTACATCGTGCGGGCGGCGGCGGGCGAGACCGTCGGCGCGATTCCCCAGCCGACAAGCCCCTATGAGGGGCAGGCTGTCCCGCGTACGTTCCTGCTCGACAGCACCGATGACAACATCAGCTACTCCGCCGGCTGGGCGCCGAGGCAGCGGCAGTCCGCCTACCTCGGCAGCGTCCACCTCAGCAAGACCGCCGGCGACAAGGCGACCTACGAGTTCGACGGCACCGGTATCGACGCGTTCTTCGAGAAGAACACGACGACCGGAAAGGCGTCCGTGTCGGTCGACGGTGGGCCGGCCACGGTGATCGATCTCTATGAGGCGGTCCCGTACGACCGCGTCACCGCATATCGAAAGACCGGGTTGCCACCGGGCAAGCACCGCATCGAGATCACCAACCTCGAAAACAGAGAGGTGCGGTTCGACGGATTCCGCGTGCATCTCGCACCTGGGCAGCAGCACTTCGACGCGACGTTGAAGGACTTGAAGCTCACCAATGTCGCGGAATTCAGGTTCGAGGGGCATCGCGGTGACTATGCGCTGCTCGTCGACCAGGCGGCGAGCACCGTCGGCCTGACACCGACGCTGACCGACGCCGGCGGCACGATCACCGTCGATGGCAGCGCCGTGGCCAATGGTGCGACCGTCAACGTCAACGTGGCGAACGGCAAGAACAAGGTCGAGATCCGCACGCTGGCAAGCGATGGCAAGACCGCGAAGGCCTATGAGCTCACCCTCGTGAAGGGCGCGGTCAACACGGCGGACGCCAACATCGCCCGCAGCTATTCGGCGGTGTCGGCTTCGGCGGCCCGTGACGGCGATGGCGGCGTGCAATACGGCCCGCAGAAGATGGTCGACGGCGAATACGGCACGATGTTCGCCGCCAAGCAGGGCTACACCGACGCGAACCCGTTCCCGCACGAGATCGTGCTGGGCTGGAACGAGCCGAAGGCGTTCAACACGCTCGTGGTCGCGACCCGTGGTGGCATTCCGCAGGGCCTGACCGACGTCGACGTCGAGGTCTCGGCCAACGGCACCGACTGGACGACCGCCGCTCAGGGCGTCGCCTTCCGGTGGACGCACGACGACGACGACGGAATCATGGAGTACTCGGTCGCCGATCTTCCTGACCTGCAGGGCGTCAGGAAACTGCGTCTGAAGATCAACGATGCGAACTACACCCGTTGGAGCATGTATGCCGTCTATGAGCTGGAGCTCTACAACCTGCCGGCTCTTCGTTCGGTGACGAGCAGCCCGACGAGGTAG